Below is a window of Micromonospora chersina DNA.
CTGCGGCGCCGGCAAGACCCTCGTCGGGGCGGCGGCCATGGCCGAGGCCAAGGCCACCACGCTCATCCTGGTCACGAACACGGTCGCCGGCCGGCAGTGGAAGCGCGAGCTGATCGCCCGCACCTCGCTCACCGAGGACGAGATCGGCGAGTACTCGGGCGAGCGCAAGGAGATCCGCCCGGTCACCATCGCCACCTACCAGGTGCTCACCTCCCGCAAGGGGGGCGTGTTCACCCACCTCGACCTGTTCGGCGCCCGCGACTGGGGCCTGGTCGTCTACGACGAGGTACACCTGCTGCCCGCGCCGATCTTCCGCTTCACCGCGGACCTCCAGGCCCGCCGCCGGCTCGGCCTCACCGCGACCCTGGTACGCGAGGACGGCCGCGAGGGCGACGTGTTCAGCCTGATCGGCCCGAAGCGGTACGACGCGCCGTGGAAGGACATCGAGTCGCAGGGCTGGATCGCGCCGGCCGAGTGCGTCGAGGTCCGGGTGACGCTAACTGATGCGGAGCGGCTGGCGTACGCGACGGCCGAGGCCGAGGAGCGGTACCGGATGGCGGCTACGGCTCGGACCAAGTTGCCTGTCGTGCGGGCGCTCGTTGAGCGGCATCCCGACGAGCAGGTGCTCGTCATTGGTGGGTACATCGACCAGTTGCACCAGCTTGGGGAGTATCTGGACGCGCCTATCGTGCAGGGGTCTACCACCAACAAGGAGCGGGAGCGGCTGTTTGACGCGTTCCGGTCCGGTGAGGTTAAGACCCTGGTGATTTCCAAGGTTGGGAACTTCTCGATCGACCTGCCTGAAGCCGCTGTCGCGATTCAGGTGTCGGGGACGTTTGGGTCGCGGCAGGAGGAGGCGCAGCGGTTGGGGCGGGTGCTGCGGCCTAAGGCTGATGGGCGGCAGGCGCACTTCTACACGGTGGTTTCGCGGGACACGATCGACACGGAGTACGCGGCGCACCGGCAGCGGTTCCTCGCCGAGCAGGGGTACGCGTACACCATCGTGGACGCCGACGACGTCCTCGGCCCGAAGCTCCCGACGATCGACTAGCTGACTCACGCATTACCAGTCGGTTGCGGCCTGCTGATCGTCGCGGTCCTGGTCTTCGTCTACCTGCGCCTCAGGTTCGCCAGCGTCCGCTGCTGTTCGGCGGCTTGGCTGCTCCGATGACTGCTCGGCCGAAGTGCCGCCAGCATGAGCCGGCGCGGGTGGTGCGATGAAGTTCAGTCAAGCGCTCTGTACTCAGCCGGCGGTTCAACAAGTTCCGGTTGCTGGACCCAGTACCTCTCCCCGTAGATCTTCAGCATTGCCCAGTGCCATGCTTCGTCATGGAAGACGAGTCCTCGGTACGGTGCATCGCTGGCCTCGAAGGGGTACCGCTGCATAGCTGCCGCCTCGGCCTCGGTTGCGTTGAGACCCCCGTAACGCCGCATCACCCAAGCAAAGCGTCGGCGCTCGTCTTGCAGGTACTGGACATACTCGCCCTCGCTCCAGTCCGCCATGTCTTTACCCTAGGATCCCGATCCTCGCAGTCTTTGAGCGATAGCTCAGCTTGACCTGCGCAACGAGTGAAATTCCACCTGGTCCTCATCGTCCACGCGCCGGCGGCAGCTTGTGATTGGTTAGCCTCGGCATCGAGCCGCAGCGCTACTCTTTCACACCCAACTCCTTTCTCGCCGCCGCCGCGAAAGTGTCCAGGCACTCGCCTACCTCGCCATCTCGTTCGTTACTCGTGGACAGTCGATTGTCATTTATTTCATTCATGCAATCAATCAAGATCCCGTAGACATTAAGGATTGCCTTTCGCACAGGGCTCGATCCGAGCAACTGTATCTCACCGCACTTATGCGTCAAGTCCATGTACGGTCCGTCCCACTTCGATGTATCGAAGTCGTCACCCGTGTTGTACGTCCTTGCCATCTCTGCAAGTTTCAGCGCAATAGACAGCGCCTCTGCGTAAATGATTCGCCGTTCGGCATGCCAACGTCGCGCATCTTCTCGCTTTACCTTGAAGTAGTCCAGGGTGACAACGACAACTTGAGCTACCATCACGCCAGCAAAGGCGAATATTCCGGCAACTAGCGGGCTACCCCACCAGGGTTGAG
It encodes the following:
- a CDS encoding DNA repair helicase XPB, translating into MSGGPLIVQSDKTLLLEIDHPDAQACRMAIAPFAELERSPEHVHTYRLTPLGLWNARAAGHDAEGVVDTLIKYSRYPVPHALLVDVAETMDRYGRLQLANDPAHGLVLRALDRVVLIEVAKSKKLAGMLGPKLDEDTIQVHPSERGRLKQALLKLGWPAEDLAGYVDGEAHPIELAESGKDGGKPWTLRSYQREAVEAFWAGGSGVVVLPCGAGKTLVGAAAMAEAKATTLILVTNTVAGRQWKRELIARTSLTEDEIGEYSGERKEIRPVTIATYQVLTSRKGGVFTHLDLFGARDWGLVVYDEVHLLPAPIFRFTADLQARRRLGLTATLVREDGREGDVFSLIGPKRYDAPWKDIESQGWIAPAECVEVRVTLTDAERLAYATAEAEERYRMAATARTKLPVVRALVERHPDEQVLVIGGYIDQLHQLGEYLDAPIVQGSTTNKERERLFDAFRSGEVKTLVISKVGNFSIDLPEAAVAIQVSGTFGSRQEEAQRLGRVLRPKADGRQAHFYTVVSRDTIDTEYAAHRQRFLAEQGYAYTIVDADDVLGPKLPTID